In Leptospira fletcheri, the genomic window AGAAACAAAGCGTCTTCCAGTAAAGGAAAAGGAAGTTTTAGTGGTGACTATGAACGGAAAGGTCACTAATTCTAACGCCTTTGAAATTTCTCGCAAGATCAATTTCGTATTCGACGAAGGTGTTTACGAGATCATTCTGGATTTATCCGCTTTGGAATACATCAACAGCGTAGGAGTCGCTACTTTGCTGACTCTGATAAAAACGGTGGATCAGCATAACGGCAAGATCGTCATTGGAGGACTGAATCATTTTTTAGAAAACGTAATTCGTTTAATGGAATTACCTAAGAAAGTGGCGATTTATCACACGATGGACGAGGCAAAAACCGCTTTTTAAGGAATTTTCGGAGTTCCGAATTCTTCGGATCCTAGAAAGAAAAAGGATTCGGCAGCGCTTAGGAAGTGACTATCGGTTCGTCGGAGAGTTTCTCCTCTACCCAATCCTCGTCCATAAATTCCAAAGGATCCCTTCTGCGTAATTTCGATTCGGCCGCTACGTAAATTTTCTCTTCGATCCGATTTAAGAGCAAATCCATTCCCGTTCCTTGGAAAGCCGATACGTAAACCGTATCAGGATCATCGGATTCCCTCATCAGTTCTACCCTGGCCTCTTCGGGCAGGTTGTCCACCTTGTTGAATACTAGAATCATAGGCAAATCCGCAAGGCCGAGATCGTCCAAAATGCATTCCACGGCTTCCATCTGAAGTCGGTAATCGGGATTCGAAATATCCACTACATGCAGAAGAAGATCTGAATCCGCTAACTCTTCCAAAGTCGCTTTGAAGGCGTTGGACAATTCGGGAGGAAGGTCGTGAATGAATCCCACAGTATCCGATATGATGATTTCCTTTTCTTCCGGAAACCGAAGTCTTCTGGAAGTCGGGTCCAATGTGGCAAAGAGTTTGTCTTCGGATAAGACTTCCGAGTTCGTCATTCGATTCAGGAGCGTGGATTTTCCTGCGTTCGTATAACCTACAATTCCGCAGACGGGGATTTCGTTTTTCTTTCTTCTTCTTCTCGCAATCTCCCTTCGTTTCTTCAGGGATTTCAATTCCTGTTCCAGACGAGAGATCCTTTCTTCCACTCTACGTTTGCCGATCTCGAGTTTGGTTTCTCCGGGACCCCTTCCCCCTATCCCCCCCGTAAGTCTGGACATATTGTCGTCCAGTTCGGTCAGTCTGCCTTTCAGGTACTTCAACTGAGCCAACTCGACCTGCAATTTCCCGTCGCGGCTTTTGGCGTTTCTTGCAAAGATATCCAGGATCAGTTGGGTTCGATCGATCACTTTCAGGTCGGCATAGTCGGAAATTTTTTTGGCCTGAGAAGGAGTCAGTTCCAGATCGAAAACGAGAAGTTCCACTTGTTTTTGGATGGCCTTCAATACGATTTCTTCCAGTTTCCCTTTGCCTAGTACGGTGGCAGGATCCATCCTATTTTTTCTTTGGATAAACGAATCTACTACATGTACTCCTGCAGTGCGGCAGAGTTCTTTCAATTCCTCTATCGATTGGTTAGGGGTTCTTCCCCTCTGATGTTCAGGGTATACCCCCACTAAGAAGGCGCGATTTTCCTTTTGCGACCCTTTGAAATTACGCCTGTACCTGGCCATTCTGCCTTCGAGATCCAGAATCTCTTCCAGGATTCCTTCCTGCAATTGCCCTGGGTTTCGGCGGGGGAGAACGGTCCAAGGTTCCCCTTCTTCATCTTCCGGTTTTATGCAAGCAGAGTAATACGCTTTCGGTAACCCGGCCTCGTCCACCGCGATTGCAGTAATATAATCCAATCGTAATAAAGCAAGGTCGGTTAGGTCTTCTTGGTTTAGAGCTTCGTCTTTCAAGTGAGTGTGGACTAGGCGCAGGCCTCTGAGCCTGGCGTCTGAAGTCCGAATTCGATCTAGCCAAGGAATGTCGATCGAACTATCCGAGCCTACGACGACGTGGGTAACGTATCCTATTCTGTCGATTAAGATGCCGACCTGGCGGCCGATTTCGCGGGAAAGTTCGGAAAGGGATCTGGAAACTTCCGGGGTTACAATTACGTTTTCCCGAATCCTTCGTTCGGAAAGCTTCTTTAAACGTTGGATTTGATTGGACTTGAGACCGGATAAGTTACCGCTGAGCTTACTGATAAAAGTGACCCCTTTCGACTGAGAATAACAGTTTTGTTTCGGTTCGTCAAGTAGTTCCACTGACTCTTTTAAGAAGGGAATTCGGCGTTCGGTCGATTCGTAAAAAGGAACTCGTTTTTTCCCAGAAAGGAAAAACTTCGGTAAAAATGTTGTTTCCGATCGGTTTATCTAGGTCGGAATCCCGAAAAAATACTGATTCCGTATTCTACAAAGGTCGAAAAAAAGAATAGAGATTCGGAGCGGGAATCGTTTCCTGGAACCGGTCCTCTTTTTATTTAAAATGCAGATACGCACTCATCTAAACACTTTCCTTTTTCTTCTTTTCCTCGGGCTTTTTTTGATCCCCGGAAATCATTTCGCCCAAAGATCCGGGGATGCACCGAGCCCGGAAACCTCGGACCAACAGCATTCCAATGATCCCGGAACTCCTTCCAACTCAGGGGGAGCTCCTACGGAGAATTCCTCGTCCGACGGGAATACTTTCCAAGATAAGAAGGAAATTAAAAAATACAACAACCAGTTCAAGAGAGGCCTTCTCTCGGTGTTCCAAGCGGAAGCCAACCATAATACGGCAAAATTGAATCAACTAGGGCTGACCCATCCGATTCCTAGAGTCCGTGCGGCGGCGGCGTTGGCGCTCGGACGCTTGGGCGCAAAATCCGGAATCAAAACTTTACATCGGATGATCGATCGAGATGGTGAATCGGTGAGGCAGGCGGCATACCAAGGGTTGGCCGATATAGGTTCTCGGACTTCGTTGGATTATTTTTATGTCGGAGCCAAGTC contains:
- a CDS encoding STAS domain-containing protein; the encoded protein is MARTEFEGLFIETKRLPVKEKEVLVVTMNGKVTNSNAFEISRKINFVFDEGVYEIILDLSALEYINSVGVATLLTLIKTVDQHNGKIVIGGLNHFLENVIRLMELPKKVAIYHTMDEAKTAF
- the hflX gene encoding GTPase HflX, which encodes MELLDEPKQNCYSQSKGVTFISKLSGNLSGLKSNQIQRLKKLSERRIRENVIVTPEVSRSLSELSREIGRQVGILIDRIGYVTHVVVGSDSSIDIPWLDRIRTSDARLRGLRLVHTHLKDEALNQEDLTDLALLRLDYITAIAVDEAGLPKAYYSACIKPEDEEGEPWTVLPRRNPGQLQEGILEEILDLEGRMARYRRNFKGSQKENRAFLVGVYPEHQRGRTPNQSIEELKELCRTAGVHVVDSFIQRKNRMDPATVLGKGKLEEIVLKAIQKQVELLVFDLELTPSQAKKISDYADLKVIDRTQLILDIFARNAKSRDGKLQVELAQLKYLKGRLTELDDNMSRLTGGIGGRGPGETKLEIGKRRVEERISRLEQELKSLKKRREIARRRRKKNEIPVCGIVGYTNAGKSTLLNRMTNSEVLSEDKLFATLDPTSRRLRFPEEKEIIISDTVGFIHDLPPELSNAFKATLEELADSDLLLHVVDISNPDYRLQMEAVECILDDLGLADLPMILVFNKVDNLPEEARVELMRESDDPDTVYVSAFQGTGMDLLLNRIEEKIYVAAESKLRRRDPLEFMDEDWVEEKLSDEPIVTS